From a single Fusobacterium ulcerans ATCC 49185 genomic region:
- a CDS encoding GntR family transcriptional regulator — MEDKKVSKYQLIESYIVEGIQSNHYKVNDILPTEAELSEKFNCSRVTVRQALSNLAYKGIIYRIQGKGSFVSKENTLKRSPLLKSFTEDILDMGKKPWSIVETFYITKVGEHIGRIMGLKPNEKIYYIERIRFADNDPILFEKTYMEISKHPEISVKILEGSKYEYAKKQGMEISISYQNITPVFPPENIAEKLKISSKTPILKLSNVTYLSNGELFDYNELYMNTELYQLNIVKKVEK; from the coding sequence ATGGAAGATAAAAAAGTTTCAAAATATCAATTGATAGAAAGTTACATAGTTGAAGGAATACAAAGTAATCATTATAAAGTTAATGATATTCTTCCAACAGAAGCAGAACTATCTGAAAAATTTAACTGCTCCAGAGTTACTGTTCGTCAAGCACTAAGTAATCTGGCATATAAAGGTATCATATACAGAATACAGGGAAAGGGATCTTTTGTATCAAAAGAAAATACTTTAAAGCGTTCTCCTCTCCTTAAAAGTTTTACTGAAGATATTCTTGATATGGGAAAAAAACCATGGTCAATAGTAGAAACTTTTTATATAACAAAAGTTGGAGAACATATTGGAAGGATAATGGGACTAAAACCTAATGAAAAGATTTATTATATTGAAAGAATTAGATTTGCTGACAATGATCCTATTCTTTTTGAAAAAACATATATGGAAATATCTAAACATCCTGAGATATCTGTAAAAATATTGGAAGGTTCTAAGTATGAATATGCTAAAAAGCAAGGAATGGAAATTTCTATTTCTTATCAAAATATAACTCCTGTGTTTCCTCCTGAAAATATAGCTGAAAAATTAAAAATTTCTTCTAAGACACCTATTTTAAAATTATCAAATGTTACATACTTATCAAATGGAGAACTTTTTGACTATAATGAGCTATATATGAATACAGAATTATACCAATTAAACATAGTAAAGAAAGTTGAAAAATAA
- a CDS encoding B3/4 domain-containing protein — protein sequence MKIKIDSMLKKEVESIRLGCLIYDVKVKEKNEELWEKLDKEIFPALISLMEVKGINDIENIFLSKKAYKSLGKDPNRYRVSSEALYRRIKQGKGLYQINTVVDTNNLISLETGFSVGSYDLKNIKGDILLRKGRNGEIYKGIGKDDINIENLPVLADSEGAFGSPTSDSIKAMVTLESVKILTLIYCFSKNENLEEILEKSFKYLEKYAGAENIEKFIVE from the coding sequence ATGAAGATAAAAATTGATAGTATGCTTAAAAAAGAAGTGGAGAGTATAAGACTTGGATGCCTTATTTATGATGTTAAGGTTAAAGAGAAGAACGAAGAATTATGGGAAAAGCTTGATAAAGAAATATTTCCAGCATTAATTTCTCTTATGGAAGTAAAAGGAATAAATGATATAGAAAATATCTTTTTATCAAAAAAAGCATATAAATCTTTAGGAAAAGATCCTAATCGTTATAGAGTGTCTTCAGAAGCCCTTTATAGAAGAATTAAGCAGGGAAAAGGACTATATCAAATAAATACAGTTGTAGATACCAATAATTTAATATCTTTAGAAACAGGATTTTCTGTAGGTTCTTATGATTTAAAAAATATAAAAGGAGATATTCTGCTTAGAAAAGGAAGAAATGGAGAAATATATAAAGGAATAGGGAAAGATGATATAAATATAGAGAACCTTCCTGTTCTTGCTGATAGTGAAGGAGCTTTTGGAAGTCCTACAAGTGATTCAATAAAAGCTATGGTTACATTAGAATCAGTAAAAATATTGACATTAATATATTGCTTTTCAAAAAATGAAAACTTGGAAGAAATTTTAGAAAAATCTTTTAAATATTTAGAAAAATATGCAGGAGCAGAAAATATAGAGAAATTTATAGTTGAATAA
- a CDS encoding aminotransferase class I/II-fold pyridoxal phosphate-dependent enzyme: MKRKCSEATELLYRGRKVKGMDFNKPEAFPLFTTTAFTMNSLTEVKEAYEKRYTYIRTCNPNRDALADMVTFLEAGEKSLIFSSGMGAITTTLMTILKPGDHVICNRNIYGETFDVFTKLMPKFGINADLVDFDDVENCIKAVKPETKLIYSEVFANPTLNIADIPVLAEIAHKNGALLMIDNTFSSPIAIKPIKFGADIVINSMTKFMNGHSDAIAGSITSTEEIIDAIHPVRMLCGTPGDPHAAHAMMKSFATMDLRIKKQMASASKLAKALEENKYISKVNHPSLESFKHHKLALDLFGSDETMSGMISFIVPENPEKIDEFMLKLNFAHYAMTLGGIRTTLVHPVTSSHSHMPDEARRAMGITPGLFRLSVGIEDVDDLIADFNQALEVFGE; encoded by the coding sequence ATGAAGAGAAAATGTTCAGAAGCTACAGAATTACTTTACAGAGGAAGAAAAGTAAAAGGGATGGATTTTAATAAACCAGAGGCATTTCCATTATTTACAACAACAGCATTTACAATGAACAGTTTGACAGAAGTAAAAGAGGCATATGAAAAAAGATATACATATATAAGAACATGTAATCCTAATAGAGATGCTCTTGCTGATATGGTAACATTTCTTGAAGCTGGAGAAAAATCATTAATATTTTCATCAGGAATGGGAGCAATCACTACTACTTTAATGACAATATTAAAACCAGGTGATCATGTAATATGTAATAGAAATATATATGGAGAAACATTTGATGTCTTTACAAAATTAATGCCTAAATTTGGAATTAATGCAGATTTAGTCGATTTTGATGATGTAGAAAACTGTATAAAGGCTGTAAAACCTGAAACAAAATTAATATATTCAGAAGTTTTTGCTAATCCTACATTAAATATAGCAGATATTCCAGTTTTAGCAGAAATAGCACATAAAAATGGAGCATTATTGATGATTGACAATACATTTTCATCTCCAATAGCAATAAAACCTATTAAATTTGGTGCAGATATAGTTATCAATAGTATGACAAAGTTTATGAATGGACATAGTGATGCTATTGCTGGTTCAATCACTTCAACAGAAGAAATTATAGATGCAATTCATCCAGTGAGAATGCTTTGTGGAACACCTGGTGATCCTCATGCAGCACATGCAATGATGAAAAGTTTTGCAACAATGGACCTTCGTATAAAAAAACAAATGGCAAGTGCATCTAAATTAGCAAAAGCATTAGAAGAGAATAAATATATATCTAAAGTAAATCACCCAAGCCTTGAAAGTTTTAAACATCACAAACTAGCTCTAGATTTATTTGGTTCAGACGAAACAATGAGTGGAATGATAAGCTTTATTGTTCCAGAAAACCCAGAAAAAATAGATGAATTTATGTTAAAACTAAATTTTGCCCATTATGCAATGACTTTAGGAGGAATACGTACTACTCTTGTTCATCCAGTAACAAGTTCTCATAGTCATATGCCAGATGAAGCAAGAAGAGCTATGGGAATTACTCCAGGTTTATTCAGACTTTCTGTAGGAATAGAAGATGTAGATGATTTGATTGCAGACTTTAATCAAGCCCTTGAAGTATTTGGAGAATAG
- a CDS encoding LysR family transcriptional regulator, translated as MELRVLRYFVAVAREESITGAAESLHVTQPTLSRQLMELEEELGKKLFIRGSRKLTLTDEGVLLRKRAEEIIELVEKTETEIITSDEIINGDIYIGGGETDAMRIIAQTAKKLQKEYPNIRYHIFSGNADDVTERLDKGLLDFGILIEPADIGKYEYIKLPATDIWGLLMRKDSPLALCDTIKPEDLWNIPLLCSRQSMVGKEISEWIGLDYDKLNIVTTYNLVYNASLMVEEGIGYALSLDKLVNTTGNSALCFKPLEPKLEVGLNIVWKKSQIFSKAAKKFLERLEMEI; from the coding sequence ATGGAACTAAGGGTTTTACGTTATTTTGTTGCTGTAGCTAGGGAAGAAAGCATTACAGGTGCAGCAGAATCTTTACATGTAACACAACCTACTCTTTCTAGACAACTTATGGAATTAGAAGAAGAATTAGGAAAAAAATTATTTATTAGAGGAAGCAGAAAACTTACTTTAACAGATGAAGGAGTCCTTCTAAGAAAAAGAGCAGAGGAAATAATTGAACTAGTAGAAAAAACAGAAACAGAAATTATAACCTCTGATGAGATTATAAATGGAGATATTTATATAGGTGGAGGAGAAACAGATGCTATGAGAATAATTGCTCAAACAGCAAAAAAATTACAAAAGGAATATCCTAATATAAGATATCATATATTTAGTGGAAATGCAGATGATGTTACAGAACGGTTGGATAAGGGATTATTGGATTTTGGAATATTAATCGAACCAGCTGATATAGGAAAATATGAATATATAAAACTTCCCGCAACGGATATATGGGGATTATTAATGAGAAAAGATAGTCCATTAGCATTGTGTGATACAATAAAGCCAGAAGACTTATGGAATATTCCACTTTTATGTTCCAGACAATCAATGGTTGGAAAAGAAATTTCAGAGTGGATAGGTTTAGATTATGATAAACTGAATATTGTAACTACATATAATTTAGTTTACAATGCTTCTCTTATGGTAGAAGAAGGTATTGGATATGCATTGAGTCTTGATAAATTAGTAAATACTACAGGAAATAGTGCTTTATGTTTTAAACCATTAGAACCAAAATTAGAAGTTGGTCTAAATATTGTATGGAAAAAATCTCAAATATTTTCTAAGGCAGCTAAAAAATTTTTAGAAAGATTAGAGATGGAAATATAA
- a CDS encoding MerR family transcriptional regulator, with protein MKELYSIGEVAEIMGVSVQTLRHYNNINLLAPKYINPSTGYRYYSVDQFHLIDRIKYLQKFNLSLEEIREILAENNINTLVQYLDKCKKSLEEEISKLKDTIDDIQWYKDYFTYIGEGSIDDHSYSLHLEKRYMVAAKVIKNEPKEDFHIRLNEIRNSNECKHLKYMRQFSYILDYDALINGELKPHYLGMFIKEAPNIKSENIIEIPEGNYLCFKARILSDGWNPYFTKLFFQGKKKPSIVLANEYENSLYEYSRSVYEVQILIPQE; from the coding sequence ATGAAAGAACTGTATTCAATAGGTGAAGTAGCTGAAATAATGGGAGTCTCTGTACAAACATTAAGGCATTATAATAATATTAATTTACTTGCTCCAAAGTACATTAATCCTTCTACAGGATATCGTTATTACTCTGTTGATCAGTTTCATCTTATTGATAGAATAAAATATCTTCAAAAATTCAATTTAAGTCTTGAAGAAATAAGAGAAATTCTAGCTGAAAACAATATCAATACTCTTGTTCAATATTTAGACAAATGTAAAAAATCTCTTGAGGAAGAAATCAGTAAATTAAAAGACACCATTGATGATATTCAATGGTATAAAGACTATTTTACTTATATAGGTGAAGGAAGTATAGATGACCATTCTTATAGTCTTCATCTTGAGAAAAGATATATGGTTGCTGCAAAAGTTATAAAAAATGAGCCAAAAGAAGATTTTCACATCAGGCTTAATGAAATAAGAAATAGTAATGAATGTAAACATCTTAAATACATGAGACAATTTTCATATATTCTTGATTATGATGCCTTAATAAATGGTGAATTAAAACCACATTATCTTGGAATGTTTATCAAAGAAGCTCCAAATATTAAATCAGAAAATATTATTGAAATTCCAGAAGGAAACTATTTATGTTTTAAGGCAAGAATTTTGAGTGATGGATGGAATCCATATTTTACAAAACTATTTTTTCAAGGAAAAAAGAAGCCATCAATAGTTCTTGCAAATGAATATGAGAATAGCCTTTATGAATATTCTAGATCTGTTTATGAAGTTCAAATTTTAATCCCACAAGAATAA
- a CDS encoding trans-sulfuration enzyme family protein, with product MFKEFDESLSFETNILEAGAYFRLSTSNPEALPIHLSTAHNVEDLADLQKRYDEKGFCYNRNRNPNRTALIELMNYVEGGEDSLGCSSGMAAISSTVIAHTKAGDHILSDKTLYGETLEIFTKILKKYGVETTFVDFTDLEEVKANIKPTTVILYTETVSNPLIGVPNLKILADIAHSNNALLVVDNTFMTGALIKPLKFGADLVVNSLTKFANGHSDAVCGAVTGKSELIKKIYELQVLLGTQADPFSSWLIMRGMRTLELRIKKQCENASALAAALEKSPYILKVNHPSLESNPQHLLAHEQFGDYYGGMLSIELPEDLEKMNKFMRTLKLAHYAMTLGGYRSSLAYPVMSSHSDMTREERLAIGITDGLLRISVGIENTQDLINDFTNALETAYGNK from the coding sequence ATGTTTAAGGAATTTGATGAATCTTTATCTTTTGAAACTAATATTCTGGAAGCTGGTGCATATTTTAGACTGTCTACTTCAAACCCTGAAGCCCTTCCAATACATCTCTCTACTGCACATAATGTTGAAGATCTAGCTGATCTGCAAAAAAGATATGATGAAAAAGGATTTTGCTACAACAGAAATAGAAATCCAAATAGAACAGCTCTTATTGAACTAATGAACTATGTTGAAGGAGGAGAAGATTCTCTTGGCTGTTCTTCAGGAATGGCTGCTATTTCTTCTACTGTAATAGCTCACACTAAAGCAGGAGATCATATCTTATCTGATAAAACTCTTTATGGTGAAACTTTAGAAATATTTACAAAAATATTAAAAAAATATGGTGTTGAAACTACATTTGTAGATTTTACAGATTTAGAAGAAGTAAAAGCTAATATAAAGCCAACAACTGTTATACTCTACACTGAAACTGTTTCAAATCCATTAATTGGAGTTCCAAATCTAAAAATATTAGCTGATATTGCCCATTCAAATAATGCTCTATTAGTTGTAGACAATACATTTATGACAGGAGCTTTAATAAAACCTTTAAAATTTGGAGCAGATCTTGTTGTAAATTCTCTTACTAAATTTGCAAATGGACATAGCGATGCTGTATGTGGAGCTGTTACTGGTAAATCTGAACTTATAAAAAAAATATATGAATTGCAAGTTCTCCTTGGAACTCAAGCAGATCCTTTCTCAAGCTGGCTTATAATGCGTGGAATGAGAACTCTTGAATTAAGAATAAAAAAACAATGTGAAAATGCTTCTGCTCTTGCAGCCGCTCTTGAAAAATCACCTTATATTCTTAAAGTAAATCATCCAAGTCTTGAGAGTAATCCTCAACATCTTTTAGCTCATGAACAATTTGGAGATTACTATGGAGGTATGTTGAGTATTGAACTTCCTGAAGATTTAGAAAAAATGAATAAATTTATGAGAACTTTAAAACTTGCTCATTATGCTATGACACTTGGAGGATATAGATCATCGCTTGCTTATCCTGTTATGAGTTCTCATAGTGATATGACTAGAGAGGAAAGACTTGCTATTGGAATTACTGATGGTCTGCTAAGAATATCAGTAGGAATAGAAAATACACAAGATTTAATTAATGATTTTACAAATGCTCTTGAAACAGCTTATGGAAATAAATAA
- a CDS encoding DMT family transporter translates to MKKISYLLVIFAAFLWGGIGLFSKTAGNMGFTSIDICFIRSVFSVIILGIFFFIKDRSIFKLKSIKDLKYFIGTGIISFSLYNWSYIAAIKETSMGVAAILLYTAPSIIMILSAILFNEKITKVKLVALIITFLGCMMVTGIFEGGNIISVRGFIYGILSGIGYGLYSIFGKYALRKYSPVTVVFYTFLMSGLLFSILGSPFVIIEKINSTSSWIFVTVFAAFSAAVPYILYTKGLSGIEASKASILANIEPVVAALIGIVIFSEGAGILKLFGIFLVIAAVCMINLSESFEKK, encoded by the coding sequence ATGAAAAAAATATCATATTTATTAGTTATTTTTGCTGCATTTCTATGGGGAGGAATAGGACTTTTTTCAAAAACAGCAGGAAATATGGGATTTACATCTATTGATATATGCTTTATACGTTCTGTATTTTCAGTAATTATTCTTGGCATTTTCTTTTTTATAAAAGATAGAAGTATTTTTAAACTCAAAAGTATAAAAGACTTAAAATATTTCATAGGGACAGGAATAATAAGTTTTTCCTTGTATAATTGGAGTTATATTGCAGCAATAAAGGAAACATCAATGGGGGTTGCTGCTATTCTTTTATATACAGCTCCATCCATTATAATGATACTTTCAGCAATACTTTTTAATGAAAAAATTACAAAAGTTAAACTTGTAGCTCTTATAATAACATTTTTAGGGTGCATGATGGTTACAGGAATATTTGAGGGAGGAAATATAATCTCTGTCAGAGGATTTATTTATGGAATACTTTCAGGTATAGGATATGGGCTTTACAGTATTTTTGGAAAATATGCTCTTAGAAAGTACTCTCCAGTTACAGTAGTGTTTTATACATTTTTAATGTCTGGTCTTTTATTTAGTATTTTAGGATCTCCATTTGTGATAATTGAAAAAATAAATAGTACAAGCTCTTGGATTTTTGTTACAGTATTTGCTGCTTTTTCAGCAGCAGTTCCATATATATTATATACCAAAGGTCTTTCAGGAATAGAAGCAAGTAAGGCTTCTATACTTGCCAATATAGAACCTGTTGTAGCAGCATTAATAGGAATAGTTATTTTTTCAGAAGGAGCAGGGATATTAAAGTTATTTGGAATATTCTTAGTAATCGCGGCTGTATGTATGATAAATTTAAGTGAGAGTTTTGAGAAAAAATAA
- a CDS encoding PTS transporter subunit EIIC — MEGKVSLKDNLFSLGQQLGKAIMMPISILPVAGLLLGISAALSSGAVIKAYSILDNAVLQGLLKLMNAVGNGVFAALPLIFAVGIAAGLAKNEKGSAGLSAVVGYFVLLTGTGAFISIFGKEAPAGADIRLYGQAVQFGIKTLNMNVFGGVLAGIVTGVVHNKYYKTKLPDVLAFFGGARFVPIVNTVVFMFVSLIMVFVWPAIAAMIAYFGVLTQGLGIFGAFMYGLVLRGFYVLGLHHVFYLPFWTTAAGGTLEVGGKVIEGWQNIFLAQLADHNTVHYFSNIALYNSGRYFHMIFTMPAICLAMYTAIPKGPKRKATFGFLLSIGLTSFLTGVTEPISFALLFASPLLFVAEAVSFAISFVIAAIAKITIGSTFSAGLVEFLLFGVFQGNSKTNYIWILILGIPIFIVNYLLFKFLIEKLNAKTPGREDDEEQEKGLKGKYTSGEAKTIIEALGGMGNISDIDNCATRLRVTVKKLDVVNIDLLKQTGAHNVVTRGKNLQIIYGPTVNLIKTEIDEYVATL, encoded by the coding sequence ATGGAAGGGAAAGTTAGTTTAAAAGACAATCTTTTTAGCTTAGGACAACAGTTAGGTAAAGCTATTATGATGCCTATTTCTATTTTGCCAGTAGCAGGGCTTTTACTTGGTATTTCTGCTGCATTATCATCAGGAGCAGTAATAAAAGCTTATTCTATCTTAGATAATGCTGTTTTACAAGGATTGCTTAAATTAATGAATGCTGTAGGAAATGGGGTTTTTGCTGCACTGCCATTAATTTTTGCTGTTGGTATAGCTGCTGGATTAGCAAAAAATGAAAAAGGATCTGCTGGTCTTTCAGCAGTTGTTGGGTATTTTGTTCTTTTAACAGGAACAGGGGCATTTATAAGTATTTTTGGAAAAGAAGCTCCTGCAGGTGCAGATATTCGTCTTTATGGACAGGCTGTGCAGTTTGGGATAAAAACTCTTAATATGAATGTCTTTGGAGGAGTTTTAGCTGGTATTGTAACTGGTGTTGTTCATAATAAATACTATAAAACTAAACTTCCAGATGTATTAGCTTTCTTTGGGGGAGCAAGATTTGTTCCAATAGTTAATACTGTTGTATTTATGTTTGTATCTTTAATCATGGTTTTTGTTTGGCCAGCAATAGCAGCTATGATTGCTTATTTTGGAGTTTTAACTCAAGGGTTAGGAATATTTGGAGCATTTATGTATGGGCTTGTTCTTAGAGGATTCTATGTTTTAGGTCTTCACCATGTATTCTATCTTCCATTCTGGACTACAGCTGCTGGAGGAACTTTAGAAGTTGGGGGAAAAGTTATTGAAGGATGGCAAAATATATTCCTTGCACAATTAGCTGATCACAATACAGTACATTATTTTTCAAATATAGCTCTTTACAACAGTGGAAGATATTTCCATATGATATTTACAATGCCTGCTATATGTTTAGCTATGTATACAGCTATTCCAAAAGGGCCGAAAAGAAAAGCAACATTTGGATTTTTACTTTCAATAGGACTTACAAGCTTCTTAACTGGAGTTACTGAGCCAATATCATTTGCTTTACTATTTGCTTCACCTTTACTTTTTGTGGCAGAAGCAGTTTCTTTTGCAATATCTTTTGTTATTGCAGCAATAGCTAAAATTACAATAGGATCTACTTTCTCAGCTGGATTAGTCGAATTTCTACTATTTGGAGTATTCCAAGGAAATTCTAAAACTAATTATATCTGGATACTTATTCTTGGAATTCCAATCTTTATAGTAAATTATCTGTTATTTAAATTCTTAATAGAAAAATTGAATGCTAAAACACCTGGAAGAGAAGATGATGAGGAACAAGAAAAAGGGCTGAAAGGAAAATATACTTCTGGAGAAGCTAAAACAATAATAGAAGCTTTGGGAGGAATGGGAAATATTTCTGACATTGATAACTGTGCAACAAGATTAAGAGTTACAGTAAAAAAATTAGATGTTGTAAATATTGATTTATTAAAACAAACAGGAGCACATAATGTTGTTACTAGAGGAAAAAATCTTCAAATAATTTATGGGCCAACAGTAAATCTTATCAAAACAGAAATTGATGAATATGTTGCTACACTATAG
- a CDS encoding cyclophilin-like fold protein, with protein MKKFSIYFYTFFIILFFKNYESYSNLNDDNLKKEVIKTINMQIGNKNFTIKLFDNNAAQNLITQLPLTLDMKELNGNEKYSYLPKKLPADSQNISEIKAGDLMLFGSDCLVLFYKNFHTSYSYTKIGYIENIDELTAALGNRNIKVKLNILY; from the coding sequence ATGAAAAAATTCTCTATTTATTTTTATACATTCTTTATAATTTTATTTTTTAAAAATTATGAAAGTTATAGTAATTTAAATGATGATAATTTAAAAAAAGAAGTTATAAAAACTATAAATATGCAAATAGGTAATAAAAATTTTACGATAAAATTATTTGATAATAATGCTGCTCAAAATTTAATTACCCAGCTTCCTTTGACATTAGATATGAAAGAATTAAATGGAAATGAAAAGTATTCCTATCTCCCTAAAAAATTACCTGCTGATTCTCAAAATATTAGCGAAATTAAAGCAGGAGATTTGATGTTATTTGGTTCTGATTGTTTAGTACTGTTTTATAAAAACTTTCATACCTCCTACAGCTATACAAAGATTGGATATATTGAAAATATAGACGAACTCACAGCTGCTTTAGGAAATAGAAATATAAAAGTAAAATTAAATATTTTGTATTGA
- a CDS encoding TonB-dependent receptor, whose amino-acid sequence MNFKKLALHSLLISTTIFANSSSENTEGINLGNTVIYSSTGFETTVRDGASNPTIVVSETIEEKHYPSIEDALKDVPAVNVQYQMGMPVIDMRGQGMAKAMTNVQLLVDGIRANASDTSHVGTPVNTVSISQIERIEIIPGGGAVLYGSGTSGGVVNVITKKQTGPRATAGYSYGNYRGNTYEVSAGHTVGKLDIDLAYTRNEVNGYRKYNEEDANHFSTKLRYDISDDHSITFRYSKYDSESEIPNSLTKAQVDNDRKQSGKNPSDIDKWDRDKNEFSLEYAGKISENMELNLIGYFQNTDMHYKMVTAASGMNMKAAFDDEKKGATAKLKYKYGNDSNIIFGIEYLDNELHRKQNMYMERMGATIPMTNIDLKATKESISGFVLNTYKYENFEFIQGFRYEKADYDMKRKSFGNKLDLGGNTKDADNFAVELAVNYLYSDTGNVYLKYERGFTFPAPALITNRYSASHPDPSKAGLYYFNDLDSETYNTFELGFRDTFGISELNGAVFYTLTNDEIRSSGHASNTQHSIENINLDKTERYGLELAAKQDIGKFTFSESYNYVHAKVKKANDNGEKLDGKRIAYVPNHKLSLGVLYSFNERFNIGGDVVYKSATYLTNNNEGGKKNAHAVANIRANFKATESLNLYAGVNNVFDKKYYDYVSYSSSTNEFLYDPAYERNYYVGFKFQF is encoded by the coding sequence ATGAATTTTAAAAAATTAGCTTTACATTCATTATTAATTTCAACTACAATTTTTGCTAATTCAAGTTCTGAAAATACAGAAGGAATAAATCTAGGAAACACTGTTATTTATTCCAGCACAGGTTTTGAAACTACTGTAAGGGATGGAGCAAGCAATCCTACTATTGTTGTCAGTGAAACAATTGAAGAAAAACATTATCCTTCAATTGAAGACGCCTTGAAAGATGTTCCAGCTGTTAATGTACAGTACCAAATGGGAATGCCTGTCATTGATATGAGAGGACAAGGAATGGCAAAGGCTATGACTAATGTTCAACTTCTTGTTGATGGTATTCGTGCTAATGCTTCAGATACTTCTCATGTAGGCACTCCTGTAAATACAGTGTCTATCAGCCAGATAGAAAGAATAGAAATAATTCCTGGTGGGGGAGCAGTTCTCTATGGAAGTGGAACTTCTGGGGGAGTAGTAAATGTTATCACTAAAAAACAAACTGGCCCTAGAGCTACTGCTGGATACAGTTATGGAAACTATAGAGGAAATACCTATGAAGTATCTGCTGGACATACAGTTGGAAAACTTGATATAGATTTAGCCTATACAAGAAATGAAGTAAATGGATACAGAAAATATAATGAAGAAGATGCAAATCATTTCAGCACTAAATTGAGATATGATATATCTGATGACCATAGCATTACTTTTAGATATTCAAAATATGACAGTGAGTCTGAAATTCCTAATTCATTAACTAAAGCACAGGTTGACAATGATAGAAAACAAAGTGGAAAAAATCCCAGCGATATTGATAAATGGGATAGAGATAAAAATGAATTCTCATTGGAATATGCAGGAAAAATAAGTGAAAATATGGAATTAAATTTAATAGGTTATTTCCAAAATACTGATATGCACTATAAAATGGTTACTGCTGCAAGTGGTATGAATATGAAAGCTGCTTTTGATGATGAGAAAAAAGGTGCAACAGCAAAATTAAAATATAAATATGGAAATGACAGCAATATTATTTTTGGTATAGAATATTTAGATAATGAACTGCACAGAAAACAAAATATGTATATGGAAAGAATGGGTGCTACAATACCAATGACTAACATTGATTTAAAAGCTACTAAAGAATCTATCAGCGGTTTTGTATTAAATACATATAAATATGAAAATTTTGAATTTATTCAAGGATTTAGATATGAAAAAGCTGACTATGATATGAAAAGAAAAAGTTTTGGAAATAAATTAGATCTTGGTGGAAATACAAAAGATGCAGATAATTTTGCTGTTGAATTAGCAGTAAATTATCTTTATTCTGACACTGGGAATGTTTATTTAAAGTATGAAAGAGGATTCACATTTCCTGCTCCTGCTTTAATCACTAACAGATATTCTGCTTCACATCCAGACCCAAGTAAAGCTGGTCTATATTATTTCAATGATCTTGATTCTGAAACTTATAACACTTTTGAGTTAGGATTTAGGGATACATTTGGAATTTCAGAATTAAATGGAGCTGTCTTTTATACTTTGACAAATGATGAAATTAGAAGTTCAGGTCATGCCTCTAATACACAGCATTCAATAGAAAATATAAATCTGGATAAAACAGAAAGATACGGACTTGAACTTGCAGCTAAACAAGATATAGGTAAATTTACTTTTAGTGAGAGTTATAATTATGTACATGCTAAAGTAAAAAAAGCTAATGATAATGGAGAAAAATTAGATGGAAAAAGAATAGCTTATGTTCCTAATCATAAATTATCTTTAGGTGTATTATATTCATTTAATGAAAGATTTAATATTGGTGGAGATGTTGTTTATAAAAGTGCAACTTACCTTACAAACAATAATGAAGGCGGAAAGAAAAATGCACATGCTGTAGCTAATATCAGAGCTAACTTTAAAGCTACTGAAAGTCTTAATTTATATGCCGGAGTAAACAATGTCTTTGATAAAAAATACTATGACTACGTTTCATACAGTTCTTCTACTAATGAATTTTTATATGACCCTGCATATGAAAGAAATTACTATGTAGGATTCAAATTCCAGTTTTAA